A window of the Glaciimonas sp. CA11.2 genome harbors these coding sequences:
- the map gene encoding type I methionyl aminopeptidase: protein MSSISIKTSEDIAGMRIAGKLASEVLDYITPYVKVGVTTGELDRLCHEYMTNVQGTIPAPLNYCPPGYTPYPKAICTSVNDVICHGIPGDKVLKNGDVVNLDITVIKDGYHGDTSRMFYAGEPSIMAKRLGDVTYECMWLGIAKIKPGAHLGDIGYVIQQHAEKAGYSVVREFCGHGIGKVFHEEPQVLHYGRPGTLEKLEAGMIFTVEPMINAGRRDVREMGDGWTIRTKDRSLSAQWEHTVLVTETGYEILTKSAGTPPPPAFIV from the coding sequence ATGTCCTCTATTTCAATTAAAACATCCGAAGATATCGCCGGTATGCGGATTGCTGGCAAACTCGCCTCGGAAGTTCTTGATTACATTACTCCTTACGTTAAAGTCGGCGTCACTACCGGTGAACTGGATCGTCTTTGCCATGAATACATGACAAATGTTCAGGGAACCATCCCAGCGCCATTGAACTATTGCCCCCCAGGTTACACGCCCTATCCAAAAGCAATCTGCACATCAGTAAATGATGTGATTTGTCATGGTATCCCTGGCGATAAGGTTCTTAAAAACGGTGATGTCGTGAATCTTGACATTACGGTTATTAAGGACGGCTATCACGGCGATACAAGCCGCATGTTTTATGCTGGCGAACCGTCAATCATGGCAAAACGTCTCGGTGATGTGACATATGAATGCATGTGGCTTGGGATTGCCAAAATTAAACCCGGCGCGCATTTGGGCGATATTGGCTACGTCATTCAACAACATGCAGAAAAAGCCGGATACAGTGTTGTTCGCGAATTTTGCGGGCACGGAATCGGCAAGGTATTTCACGAAGAGCCTCAAGTGCTGCACTATGGACGTCCTGGCACTCTCGAAAAATTAGAAGCAGGAATGATTTTTACCGTCGAGCCAATGATCAATGCCGGGCGCCGCGACGTTCGCGAAATGGGCGACGGCTGGACCATCCGTACAAAAGACCGTAGTTTGTCGGCTCAATGGGAGCACACAGTTCTGGTGACGGAAACAGGTTATGAAATTCTGACAAAATCGGCTGGAACGCCACCGCCGCCGGCTTTCATCGTGTAA
- a CDS encoding [protein-PII] uridylyltransferase has translation MSTLAKTLKNQLKTERQTVINAFLVNGKPEPLLKQLRQSVDTALTLAWKILQLPASASLVAVGGYGRGELFPHSDVDLLILLEAVPDAELKNNLEQLVQLFWDIGLEIGHSIRTIDECMTEAAADITVKTSLLEARLVTGNKHLFSELQKRYDAAMDPRAFFQAKKLEMRQRHVKFEDTAFSLEPNCKESPGGLRDLQVILWVAKAAGLGDSWTQLAKRSLITATEARQLRQKERAFKDIRIRLHIHTNRREDRLVFDVQTPIAETLGFKTTETRRASEYLMQRYYWAAKAVTQLNLVLLQNIEGYLFPQPIVPRPINERFNQINGLIDIVADNQFETMPSTMLELFLLIAQDTRLKDMTVRTRRALWHARAKIDAAFRRNPYNRSLFLQIIQAPQGITHALRGMTETGVLGRYLPNFRRIVGQMQHDLFHVYTVDQHILMVVRNVRRFTMSDHAHEYPFCSQLIANFARPWILYVAALFHDIAKGRGGDHSQLGMADASQFCQQHGLTAEDTELVVFLVQQHLTMSQVAQKQDMSDPDVILQFVNTVKDERHLTALYLLTVADIRGTSPKVWNAWKGKLLEDLYRITLRVLGGESPSTDRELKNTQEDALRTLRLYGLPNDAHEPLWAQLDVAYFLRHDAADIAWQTRSFYTLVNSPKPIVKARLAPIGEGLQVAVYTPDETDLFARICSYFDSKNFSILDAKIHTTKHGYALDTFLLSAPLFAKHYRDIINLIEHELTEQLEARGPLPAPTRGRLSRLSRTFPVTPTVDLRPDERGQYYLLAITANDRAGLLYLIANVLAKYKINLHTAKIMTLGERVEDVFLVDGNALNHNRLQLQLETDLLDALQI, from the coding sequence ATGTCGACACTTGCCAAAACCCTAAAAAATCAACTCAAAACTGAACGGCAAACGGTCATCAATGCTTTTTTAGTCAACGGCAAACCCGAACCGCTACTGAAGCAATTACGACAAAGTGTCGATACCGCTCTGACGTTAGCGTGGAAAATACTCCAGTTACCCGCCTCCGCCTCATTGGTTGCAGTAGGCGGGTATGGTCGGGGGGAGTTATTTCCGCATTCTGATGTCGATCTATTGATTTTATTAGAAGCGGTACCCGATGCTGAGCTAAAGAACAATCTGGAACAACTTGTTCAATTATTTTGGGACATTGGCCTGGAAATTGGCCATAGCATCCGTACGATAGACGAATGCATGACCGAAGCTGCTGCCGATATCACCGTCAAAACCAGTTTGCTCGAGGCCCGACTGGTCACTGGCAACAAGCACCTTTTCTCTGAGTTACAAAAACGGTACGACGCAGCGATGGACCCACGTGCCTTTTTTCAAGCAAAAAAACTGGAAATGCGGCAACGCCATGTGAAGTTTGAAGATACCGCGTTCAGCCTTGAGCCCAACTGCAAAGAAAGTCCGGGCGGCCTGCGTGATTTGCAGGTGATATTGTGGGTCGCCAAGGCCGCGGGCCTAGGTGACTCATGGACTCAGCTTGCCAAGCGATCTTTGATTACAGCCACTGAAGCACGGCAGCTAAGACAAAAAGAACGCGCGTTCAAAGACATCCGCATTCGTCTGCATATTCATACTAATCGCCGCGAAGATCGACTGGTGTTTGACGTCCAGACACCAATCGCTGAAACCTTGGGTTTCAAGACAACCGAGACCCGACGCGCCAGCGAATATCTGATGCAGCGCTATTATTGGGCCGCTAAAGCGGTCACACAGTTAAATTTGGTGCTTTTGCAAAATATTGAAGGGTATCTGTTCCCACAGCCCATAGTTCCTCGGCCAATTAACGAACGTTTTAATCAAATAAACGGGCTAATTGACATAGTCGCGGATAATCAATTTGAGACCATGCCGTCCACGATGCTCGAACTATTCTTGCTTATCGCGCAGGATACCAGGCTTAAAGACATGACCGTGCGTACGCGCAGGGCTCTATGGCATGCGCGCGCAAAGATTGATGCTGCGTTCCGTCGAAATCCCTACAATCGCTCATTATTTTTGCAAATTATTCAAGCACCGCAAGGAATAACCCATGCTCTACGCGGGATGACTGAGACCGGTGTTTTGGGGCGCTACCTCCCCAATTTTCGTCGCATCGTAGGTCAAATGCAACATGACCTGTTTCACGTCTATACAGTCGACCAGCATATTTTAATGGTGGTTCGCAACGTGCGCCGCTTTACGATGAGCGACCATGCACACGAATATCCCTTTTGCAGCCAGTTAATTGCCAACTTTGCGCGCCCCTGGATACTTTATGTAGCGGCGCTTTTTCACGATATCGCAAAAGGTCGCGGCGGCGATCATTCCCAACTCGGCATGGCCGATGCCAGCCAATTTTGTCAGCAGCACGGATTGACGGCAGAAGACACCGAGCTCGTGGTCTTTTTGGTGCAACAGCATCTGACGATGTCTCAGGTGGCGCAAAAGCAGGATATGTCAGATCCTGACGTTATTTTGCAATTTGTTAATACGGTCAAGGATGAACGTCATCTAACAGCGCTCTATTTACTGACCGTCGCCGACATCCGTGGAACCAGTCCCAAGGTTTGGAACGCCTGGAAAGGCAAGTTACTAGAGGACTTATATCGCATCACCCTAAGAGTATTAGGGGGTGAAAGCCCCTCCACTGATCGTGAACTAAAGAATACCCAAGAAGATGCATTGAGGACATTGCGCTTATATGGCTTGCCCAATGATGCGCATGAGCCATTGTGGGCGCAACTGGACGTAGCGTACTTTCTACGCCACGATGCCGCCGATATAGCCTGGCAGACGCGTTCTTTCTACACACTCGTCAATAGCCCGAAACCGATCGTTAAGGCCCGGCTCGCGCCAATCGGCGAAGGCTTGCAAGTGGCTGTGTACACGCCCGATGAAACCGATTTGTTTGCACGTATTTGCAGTTATTTTGATAGCAAGAATTTCAGCATTCTGGATGCGAAGATTCATACAACCAAACATGGATATGCCCTTGATACATTTTTATTGAGTGCGCCGTTGTTCGCCAAACATTATCGCGATATTATTAATCTGATTGAGCACGAACTGACCGAGCAACTTGAGGCGCGTGGTCCACTACCTGCGCCGACTCGTGGTCGGTTGTCACGGCTGTCACGTACCTTTCCGGTTACGCCAACAGTTGACTTACGGCCAGACGAACGGGGACAATATTATTTATTGGCTATCACTGCCAATGACCGCGCTGGTTTGCTTTATTTGATCGCGAACGTACTCGCCAAATACAAAATTAATTTACATACGGCCAAAATTATGACGTTGGGCGAACGCGTCGAGGATGTATTTTTAGTCGATGGCAATGCGCTCAATCATAATCGCCTGCAACTACAACTCGAAACCGATTTACTCGATGCTTTGCAGATTTAA
- a CDS encoding phosphatidate cytidylyltransferase, protein MLKTRVITALLLLAVLLPILYLNFFPAFAIVAVLFFAAAIWECARLFGVTGQRALACAAATMILLILVLVKGNGANLGSLFALCVALWCLRFTPSLGLGLPALNSVGNRIVGFTYAISIFGCFLAILGLFLHSPIYLLSVMAIVWVADIGAYFCGKAFGRRKLAPSISPGKSWEGAIGGWVFVLVIASLICVSPAAIPLADTFPVQLFLVWGWPGLFGVMTILVMASVIGDLFESLLKRRAGFKDSSQLLPGHGGVLDRIDALIPVLPLVALLGYWF, encoded by the coding sequence ATGCTTAAAACGCGTGTAATTACAGCGTTGTTACTATTGGCAGTGTTATTGCCGATTCTTTATCTCAATTTTTTTCCTGCGTTTGCTATTGTCGCCGTACTTTTTTTTGCCGCTGCCATTTGGGAGTGCGCGCGGCTTTTTGGCGTCACTGGCCAGCGTGCGTTAGCTTGTGCCGCTGCTACAATGATCTTACTCATTTTGGTATTGGTAAAAGGCAATGGTGCCAATCTGGGTTCGCTATTTGCTCTTTGCGTAGCGCTTTGGTGTCTGCGTTTTACGCCTTCTTTGGGTTTAGGATTGCCGGCGCTCAACAGTGTTGGTAATCGCATCGTTGGATTCACCTACGCGATCTCGATTTTTGGTTGTTTTCTTGCTATCCTCGGACTTTTCCTGCATTCTCCAATTTACTTGCTTTCAGTGATGGCCATCGTGTGGGTTGCAGATATTGGCGCCTATTTTTGTGGCAAAGCGTTTGGAAGACGTAAGTTAGCACCGTCCATTTCGCCGGGTAAATCGTGGGAGGGGGCGATTGGAGGCTGGGTATTTGTGTTGGTGATCGCCAGCCTCATTTGCGTTTCTCCTGCAGCGATACCGTTAGCAGATACTTTTCCTGTGCAGCTATTCCTGGTGTGGGGTTGGCCTGGCTTATTTGGTGTCATGACAATATTGGTAATGGCGAGTGTAATAGGGGACTTATTTGAGTCATTATTAAAACGCCGTGCCGGCTTTAAGGATAGCAGTCAACTGTTACCGGGGCATGGCGGCGTTTTAGATCGAATTGATGCGTTGATTCCTGTGCTCCCGTTGGTAGCATTATTGGGTTACTGGTTTTAA
- the pyrH gene encoding UMP kinase yields the protein MTKPAYKRVLLKLSGEALMGNDAYGINRATIDRMVADVAEIAALGVQLAIVIGGGNIFRGVAPGAEGMDRATADYMGMLATVMNSLALADAMRQAGLTARVMSAISIEQVVEPYVRPKALQYLEEDKVVIFAAGTGNPFFTTDTAAALRGSEIGAEIVLKATKVDGVYSADPQKDPAATRYTTITFDEVITKHLQVMDATAFALCRDQKLPIKVFSINKPGALLRVIMGEDEGTLVHV from the coding sequence ATGACCAAACCAGCATATAAGCGTGTTCTCCTTAAGCTCTCCGGTGAAGCCCTGATGGGCAATGATGCCTATGGCATCAATCGAGCGACTATCGATCGTATGGTTGCCGATGTTGCCGAAATTGCAGCGCTAGGTGTGCAACTGGCGATTGTTATAGGCGGCGGAAATATTTTCCGCGGTGTGGCACCCGGTGCAGAAGGAATGGATCGCGCCACGGCAGATTATATGGGCATGTTGGCAACAGTGATGAACTCACTAGCGCTGGCAGATGCTATGCGTCAAGCCGGATTGACTGCACGCGTCATGTCGGCGATCAGTATCGAGCAAGTGGTAGAACCATATGTACGACCAAAAGCGTTGCAATATCTGGAAGAAGATAAAGTAGTGATTTTTGCAGCAGGTACTGGTAACCCATTTTTTACTACGGATACGGCGGCGGCGTTGCGCGGTTCCGAAATTGGCGCCGAAATAGTGCTTAAAGCGACCAAAGTTGATGGCGTCTACAGCGCAGATCCTCAAAAAGACCCTGCCGCGACACGCTACACCACTATTACTTTTGATGAAGTTATTACTAAGCATCTGCAAGTAATGGACGCAACGGCGTTTGCGTTGTGCCGCGATCAAAAGCTACCCATTAAAGTATTTTCTATCAATAAACCGGGCGCGTTACTGCGCGTGATTATGGGTGAAGATGAGGGTACGCTGGTTCACGTTTAA
- the tsf gene encoding translation elongation factor Ts, which translates to MAVITAALVGELRAKTDAPMMECKKALTEAEGDMVKAEEILRVKLGGKASKAASRITAEGVVAAYITGGVGALVEVNCETDFVTKNDEFIALVNACAKLAAENNPADIAALSALPLNGGTVESCRTELIGRIGENMSIRRFQRFETTAKLASYIHGTSIGVMVEYDAANEQVGKDVAMHIAAMKPVSLSSDQVPAELIEKERSVATLKAAESGKPAEIAAKMIEGSVQKFLKEVSLLNQSFVKNDKQTVEQMLKEANASVKSFAMFVVGEGIEKKVDDFAAEVAATVAAAGQA; encoded by the coding sequence ATGGCAGTAATTACTGCAGCACTGGTTGGTGAACTGCGCGCAAAAACTGATGCGCCAATGATGGAATGCAAAAAAGCGTTGACGGAAGCCGAAGGCGACATGGTCAAAGCAGAAGAAATTTTGCGTGTTAAATTAGGTGGAAAAGCCTCGAAGGCAGCCTCCCGGATTACAGCCGAAGGCGTTGTTGCTGCTTATATCACTGGCGGCGTTGGCGCTTTGGTAGAAGTTAACTGCGAAACAGACTTCGTAACCAAAAATGACGAATTCATCGCATTGGTTAACGCTTGCGCCAAGTTGGCAGCGGAAAATAATCCAGCTGACATCGCTGCTTTATCCGCCTTGCCATTGAATGGAGGTACTGTCGAATCTTGTCGTACAGAATTGATTGGTCGTATCGGTGAGAATATGTCGATTCGTCGTTTTCAGCGTTTTGAAACCACTGCCAAACTCGCTTCTTATATTCACGGCACCAGTATTGGTGTAATGGTTGAGTACGACGCTGCGAATGAGCAAGTCGGAAAAGATGTTGCTATGCATATTGCTGCAATGAAGCCAGTATCGTTGTCTTCGGATCAAGTGCCAGCGGAACTGATCGAAAAAGAACGCTCGGTAGCGACTTTGAAGGCTGCAGAATCTGGCAAACCTGCTGAAATCGCTGCAAAGATGATTGAAGGCTCGGTACAGAAGTTCTTGAAAGAAGTTTCTTTATTGAATCAGTCGTTCGTAAAAAACGACAAACAAACCGTCGAACAAATGCTTAAAGAGGCAAATGCCAGCGTTAAGTCGTTCGCGATGTTTGTGGTCGGTGAAGGCATAGAGAAAAAAGTAGATGACTTTGCTGCAGAGGTTGCGGCAACGGTTGCCGCAGCCGGACAAGCTTAA
- the rpsB gene encoding 30S ribosomal protein S2, with protein sequence MSVTMLEMLEAGVHFGHQTRFWNPKMAPYIFGHRNKIHIVNLEKTLGMYQEAMKYIRQLSSNRGNILFVGTKRQAREIIAAEAARSGSPFVDQRWLGGMLTNFKTIKTSIKRLKEMEASIADGSVENLSKKEGLMFQREMIKLQKAIGGIKDMGGIPDAIFVIDVGYHKGAITEAAKLGIPVIGVVDTNHSPEGVTYIIPGNDDSSKAIALYARGVADAIIEGRANAVNDVVELIKANAGDEFVEVNDQA encoded by the coding sequence ATGTCCGTAACAATGCTCGAAATGCTGGAAGCCGGTGTTCACTTTGGTCACCAAACTCGTTTTTGGAACCCAAAGATGGCACCTTACATCTTCGGTCATCGTAACAAAATTCACATTGTCAACCTCGAAAAAACCCTTGGTATGTACCAAGAAGCGATGAAGTATATTCGCCAATTGTCATCCAATCGCGGCAACATCCTGTTTGTTGGTACAAAGCGTCAGGCACGTGAAATCATCGCTGCTGAAGCTGCACGTTCAGGTTCACCTTTCGTTGATCAACGTTGGTTGGGCGGTATGCTGACTAATTTCAAAACCATCAAGACTTCGATCAAGCGCCTGAAAGAAATGGAAGCTTCGATCGCTGACGGTTCAGTAGAAAATCTGAGCAAAAAAGAAGGTTTGATGTTCCAGCGTGAAATGATCAAATTGCAAAAAGCTATTGGCGGTATCAAGGATATGGGCGGCATTCCTGACGCAATCTTTGTTATCGACGTCGGTTACCACAAAGGCGCTATCACTGAAGCCGCAAAACTGGGAATCCCGGTGATCGGCGTTGTTGATACCAACCACTCACCAGAAGGCGTAACTTACATTATTCCTGGTAACGACGATTCGTCTAAAGCAATTGCTTTGTACGCTCGTGGTGTTGCTGATGCAATCATTGAAGGCCGTGCTAACGCTGTTAATGATGTAGTTGAGTTGATCAAGGCTAATGCTGGTGACGAGTTCGTTGAAGTTAACGATCAGGCGTAA
- the ispC gene encoding 1-deoxy-D-xylulose-5-phosphate reductoisomerase: MQNITILGSTGSIGVSTLDVLARHPERYAVYALTAHSRIEQLAEQCEQFRPQVAVVGTAQAASQLSRLLLSKGLKTQVSYGEQALCEVASSPSCNTVMAAIVGAAGLAPSLAAAYAGKKILLANKEALVMSGQLFIDAVRISGATLLPIDSEHNAIFQCLPHGYQRDPSAAGIVKILLTASGGPFLGRAVETLELVTPAEAVAHPNWVMGRKISVDSATMMNKGLEVIEAHWLFGTPASQIEVVIHPQSVIHSMVSYVDGSVLAQLGNPDMRTPIAYALAYPERISSGVAPLDLTIIGQLQFTKPDLTRFPCLKLAYDALLAGGSAATVLNAANEVAVEAFLDGKIGFRMIDQLIARTMDKLPLCTVTDINSLLEQDHLARLAVRSLIS; this comes from the coding sequence ATGCAAAATATTACAATTCTCGGTTCAACCGGCTCAATAGGTGTATCCACGCTCGATGTGCTTGCGCGCCATCCTGAGCGGTATGCCGTTTACGCGTTGACCGCGCATAGCAGGATTGAGCAGCTGGCAGAGCAGTGCGAACAATTCAGGCCGCAGGTTGCTGTTGTGGGTACTGCGCAAGCGGCCTCTCAATTGTCACGGCTACTGCTTTCAAAAGGCTTAAAAACACAGGTTTCTTACGGTGAGCAAGCCTTGTGCGAAGTGGCGAGTTCACCGTCTTGCAACACGGTCATGGCTGCGATTGTTGGTGCCGCAGGATTGGCACCATCGCTGGCAGCAGCATATGCCGGAAAAAAAATCCTGTTGGCGAACAAAGAAGCGCTCGTCATGTCGGGCCAGTTGTTTATTGATGCCGTGCGCATCAGTGGCGCAACGCTTTTGCCGATTGACAGCGAGCATAATGCGATTTTTCAATGCCTGCCACACGGATATCAGCGTGATCCGAGCGCTGCGGGAATTGTCAAGATTCTGTTGACGGCATCTGGTGGTCCATTTCTCGGAAGAGCGGTCGAGACGCTCGAATTAGTCACGCCAGCAGAAGCAGTTGCCCATCCTAACTGGGTAATGGGGCGAAAAATTTCAGTCGATTCAGCGACCATGATGAACAAAGGCCTCGAAGTCATCGAGGCGCATTGGTTGTTTGGTACGCCAGCGAGTCAAATTGAGGTGGTGATCCATCCCCAAAGTGTTATTCATTCGATGGTGTCCTACGTGGACGGTTCTGTTTTAGCGCAATTAGGTAATCCTGATATGCGCACGCCGATTGCTTATGCTTTGGCTTACCCTGAGCGTATTTCCTCTGGCGTTGCTCCACTTGATCTGACTATAATCGGTCAATTGCAATTTACTAAGCCTGACCTGACTCGCTTCCCTTGTTTGAAACTCGCGTATGATGCGCTGTTGGCAGGGGGATCAGCGGCGACGGTATTAAACGCAGCGAACGAAGTCGCTGTCGAAGCGTTTCTTGATGGAAAAATCGGATTTCGCATGATAGATCAATTAATCGCCCGTACTATGGACAAGTTGCCGTTATGCACGGTAACCGATATTAACTCACTGCTTGAGCAGGATCATCTGGCTCGTCTTGCAGTTCGCTCATTAATCTCCTGA
- the rseP gene encoding RIP metalloprotease RseP — MAFIQTILAFLVALGSLVIIHELGHYSVARLCGVKVLRFSVGMGKVIFSRRFGPDQTEWAISLLPLGGYVKMLDAREQDISAMSPADLKREFTHQSVWRRIAIVAAGPLANFALAILLFAGLYIHGIPEPTPKLRAVPEQSVAYQAGLRGGELVTAVDGEPIQIWSDLRWKLMQVALEKGSVKLDVQHLNTGPSGGNVLDTVTLPLNSISAKELEGDFLGKLGISLARPKAVLGKVMPDGPAMKAGLREGDLITSVNGLAVDDGLALVEKVRSSPDKKLTIAGLREGQVFQLEVTPARQENKGETFGQIKVEVPLAPEMIVASSTPLAALVKGAEKTWDSSVLTLKMLGKMLVGQVSWKNITGPITIADYAGQTARIGAISYLSFIAFISISLGVMNLLPIPVLDGGLLLYYSVEVLTGRPVPERFGEIAQRAGIGILMTLMAVAMFNDIVRLIF, encoded by the coding sequence ATGGCCTTCATACAAACAATTTTAGCTTTTCTGGTGGCGTTGGGTTCATTAGTCATCATTCACGAACTCGGTCATTACTCGGTCGCACGTTTGTGCGGCGTGAAGGTTTTGCGTTTTTCTGTCGGGATGGGAAAAGTGATCTTCTCACGCCGCTTTGGGCCAGATCAGACCGAATGGGCGATCTCCCTGTTGCCATTAGGCGGCTATGTAAAAATGCTTGATGCGCGCGAGCAAGACATTAGCGCCATGTCTCCGGCAGATCTTAAGCGTGAGTTCACGCATCAGTCCGTATGGCGGCGTATAGCGATTGTTGCTGCTGGGCCGCTAGCGAATTTTGCGCTCGCTATTTTGTTATTCGCTGGTTTATACATCCATGGCATCCCAGAGCCGACACCTAAATTACGCGCCGTCCCAGAGCAATCTGTAGCCTATCAAGCTGGCTTACGTGGTGGTGAGTTGGTGACCGCGGTGGATGGTGAGCCTATTCAGATTTGGTCAGACCTTCGCTGGAAGCTGATGCAGGTTGCGCTTGAAAAAGGTAGTGTGAAGCTGGATGTTCAGCACCTGAATACTGGACCTTCAGGCGGAAATGTATTGGATACTGTCACTTTACCGTTAAACAGTATTAGCGCTAAGGAGCTAGAGGGTGATTTTTTAGGGAAGTTGGGGATTTCACTGGCACGACCAAAAGCGGTACTGGGCAAAGTCATGCCTGATGGGCCTGCTATGAAGGCTGGGTTACGTGAGGGTGATTTAATTACGAGTGTTAATGGTCTTGCGGTTGATGATGGCTTGGCATTAGTTGAAAAGGTACGTTCCTCACCAGATAAAAAGCTCACCATCGCAGGATTGCGTGAGGGTCAGGTTTTTCAACTCGAAGTGACGCCAGCCCGGCAAGAAAATAAAGGCGAGACATTCGGCCAGATTAAAGTAGAGGTACCATTAGCGCCAGAAATGATTGTTGCCAGTAGTACGCCGTTGGCAGCGCTGGTAAAAGGTGCCGAAAAAACCTGGGATAGCAGCGTTTTGACCTTAAAAATGCTGGGAAAAATGTTGGTTGGTCAGGTTTCCTGGAAAAATATTACTGGTCCGATTACTATAGCGGACTACGCAGGGCAAACTGCACGTATTGGCGCAATTAGTTATCTCAGCTTTATTGCTTTTATTAGTATCAGTTTAGGTGTCATGAATTTGCTCCCTATCCCGGTTTTAGATGGGGGCCTTTTGCTGTATTATTCGGTGGAAGTTTTGACCGGACGTCCCGTTCCTGAACGTTTTGGAGAAATTGCTCAACGTGCAGGTATTGGCATTTTGATGACGTTAATGGCAGTTGCTATGTTTAATGACATCGTTCGCCTTATATTTTAG
- the frr gene encoding ribosome recycling factor, whose translation MSVADVKKSTDLRMQKSLETLRADLAKVRTGRAHTGILDHVQVEYYGSPTALSQVASVTLIDARTIGVQPFEKKMIAVIEKAIREADLGLNPSTQGEIIRVPTPALTEERRKEMVKLVKSEAEDAKIAIRNIRRDANEGLKKLVKDKECSDDDERRAQDEIQKLTDKAVSDVDKQVVDKEKEILTV comes from the coding sequence ATGAGCGTTGCTGACGTTAAAAAAAGTACCGATCTGAGAATGCAGAAGTCCCTTGAGACTTTGCGCGCAGATTTGGCCAAAGTACGTACCGGCCGTGCCCATACCGGCATATTGGACCATGTTCAAGTTGAGTATTACGGTAGCCCCACGGCTTTGAGCCAGGTCGCAAGTGTGACCTTAATTGATGCCCGTACCATCGGTGTACAGCCATTCGAAAAGAAGATGATTGCTGTCATCGAAAAAGCGATTCGGGAAGCTGATTTAGGCCTGAATCCATCGACGCAAGGAGAGATCATTCGTGTTCCGACTCCGGCATTGACGGAAGAACGTCGTAAAGAAATGGTCAAACTCGTCAAAAGCGAAGCAGAAGATGCGAAAATTGCTATACGTAATATTCGTCGAGACGCCAATGAAGGGCTAAAAAAACTCGTTAAAGATAAAGAGTGCTCCGATGATGACGAGCGACGCGCCCAAGATGAAATTCAGAAGCTGACAGACAAAGCGGTATCCGATGTAGACAAGCAGGTCGTAGATAAAGAAAAAGAAATTTTGACGGTGTAA
- the uppS gene encoding polyprenyl diphosphate synthase, protein MTYSSSTLSVPSSAVVPRHIAIIMDGNGRWATRRFLPRFAGHGKGVEAVRNIVETCAKLGVEFVTLFAFSSENWRRPEEEVSLLMRLFVTALEREVGKMHNNGIRLKVVGDLSRFDAKLRDMIANAERKTANNTNLTVTICANYGGRWDVMQAVKKMLAQGIPDNGLSFTEDQLAEHLAMAYAPEPDLFIRTGGEQRISNFLLWQLAYSELYFTDTYWPDFDAAELDKAIASYQQRERRFGRTSEQLVKHKKAS, encoded by the coding sequence ATGACTTATTCAAGTTCGACGCTTTCAGTGCCGTCAAGTGCGGTAGTGCCTCGGCATATAGCTATCATTATGGATGGCAACGGCCGTTGGGCTACGCGCCGATTTTTGCCACGCTTTGCGGGGCACGGTAAAGGCGTCGAGGCGGTTCGTAATATTGTAGAGACATGTGCCAAGCTTGGTGTCGAGTTTGTCACTTTGTTTGCATTTAGTTCTGAGAACTGGCGACGTCCTGAAGAAGAGGTGTCATTATTAATGCGCCTTTTTGTTACCGCGCTCGAACGTGAAGTTGGAAAAATGCATAACAATGGAATTCGTCTGAAGGTGGTTGGTGATCTGAGTCGTTTTGACGCTAAGTTGCGGGATATGATTGCCAATGCTGAGCGTAAAACTGCGAACAATACCAATTTAACTGTCACCATTTGTGCAAATTATGGTGGTCGTTGGGACGTTATGCAGGCTGTAAAAAAGATGTTGGCCCAAGGTATCCCTGACAACGGGTTGTCGTTTACTGAAGATCAACTCGCTGAGCATCTGGCTATGGCTTATGCGCCGGAACCAGACCTATTTATTCGCACTGGCGGTGAGCAGCGGATTTCCAATTTTTTGCTATGGCAATTAGCGTATAGCGAACTCTATTTTACGGATACTTATTGGCCTGATTTTGACGCCGCTGAACTAGATAAGGCGATTGCCTCTTATCAGCAGCGTGAGCGTCGCTTTGGGCGTACCAGTGAGCAATTGGTAAAACATAAAAAGGCGTCTTGA